CGAGGGAGGCCACAGCCGCATTGCCCTCGTCGAACGGGACGGAGAGGTCCTTTTTAGAGAGGAGGCGATCGGCGCCTCTTCGGCCCCCGATTATCAGACCCTTCTGAGAGACGTCCCTTTCGAGGTCCTTTTCGGCCTGATCGACGAACTGGACGACGAGGACGAGGCCTTCCTCCTCGAGGGCGTCGCCATGAACCGCGCCATGGCCGAGGCCGGTTTCGCCGCCGATCTCCCCTCGCGCCTGGAGCTGACGAAAAACCTCAAGGCCCTCGTCGACGAGGGAACCCTTCCCGACGACGAGGGAATGCGAATCCGTCTCGCCTGTGCCGCCGCCGCCGAGGCCCGCATGTCGGGTCTTCCCAGGGCCGTCATGAGCAGCGCGGGAAGCGGCAATCACGGCATCACGGCGATTCTGCCCGTGGCGCTGCTGGCCCGCTCCCTGGACGCGACGGGGCGCCGGACGGCCCAGGCCTTGGCCCTGAGCCATTTGGCGACCAGCTTCGTCAAGGGCCATACGGGCCGTCTCACGCCCGTCTGCGGCTGTGCCGTCGCCGCAGGGGCGGGAGCGGCCGTGGGCATGACCTGGCTTCTGACGGGTCGAAGCGCCGCCTGTGCCCTGGCCGTCAAGACCCTGCTCGCCAACGTGGCCGGGCTCGTCTGCGACGGCGCCAAGGAGAGCTGCGCCCTCAAGGTGGCCACGGCGGCCCACGAGGCCTACATCGCGGCCCTCCTGGCCCGACGCCGCTGCGGCGTTTGCTCCGCCCAGGGGCTGGTCGACGCTTCGGTGGAGGGCACGGCGGCCAACCTGGGGCGTCTCAACCGGGAGGGCATGGCGGGAGCCGACGCCGTCATCCTCGGCGTCCTCGCCGGAAGAGTGGAAAAACGCTCCCTTTCCTGACGGAAAAAGGCGGCAGCCGTCGGGCTGTCGTGAGACCCGTCCCCGTGAAGCAGGAAGCTGGCGCCAGGCTGCCTTAGGGCATGTGTGGCCAGGTCGGAACGGATTCCGACTCGGGGTGTCCGAAAAGATCCCAAGAAAGAGGTGACTTCCATGTCTCTGACCCTTGAAGGCGTTGTCCTCTCTCCCGGCATCGGCATCGGTCCCGTCCTTCCCCTCGTTCCTCTGGCCTTCGTCGAGACGGGCTCTCTCCTTTCCGAGGAGGAGCGCGGTGCCGAGCTCGGGCGCCTCGAGGAGGCCCTGAATCGGGCCGAGGCCGATCTGGTTCGTCTCCAGGCCCAGGCGGAGAAGACCTTGGGGGCCGACAAGGCCGCCCTCTTCTCGGCCCATCGCCTCATGCTCCGCGACCCCATGCTCGTCGGGGCCGTCCGGGAGGCCGTCGCCGGAGGCCGGAGCGCCTCCGACGCCGTCGTCGTCAAGACGGCCGAGATCCGGGCCCTCTTCGAGGCCCTTCCCGATCCCTACCTGAAGGAGCGGGCCGCCGACGTCGACGATGTGGGGCGCCGTCTCTTCCGGGCCCTCACCGGCCACGTCGACCCCTCCGATCTGGCCGGCCGGGAGGGCGGCCCCTTCGTCGTCGTCGCCCGCGATCTGACGCCTTCCGACACGGCCCTTCTCGACCCCTCCAGGGTGGTCGCCCTCGTCACCGAAGAGGGCGGTCCCACGAGTCACACGGCCATCATCGCCCAGTCCCTGGCCATTCCCGCCCTTTCGGCCGTCGCCGGGGCCCTGGGGCGCCTGATCGAGGGGACCGTCGTCATCGTCGACGGCCTGAAGGGGGAGGTCGTCGTCGCCCCCGACGAGGCGGCTCTCGACGCCGGGCGCCGGGCTGCCGCCCTCTTCGCCGAGGAGCGCCGCCAGGCCGAGGCGCTGCGGGACCTTCCCGCCGTCAGCGCCGACGGAGTCGCCCTCCCTCTCTGGGGCAACATCGCCCGCCCCGACGGAGCGGGCGAGATCCTCTCCAGAGGAGGCGACGGCGTCGGGCTCTTCCGGACGGAGTTTCTCTACATGGGGCGCGACGAGGCGCCGACGGAGGAGGAACAGCTCGCCGCCTACGCCGAGGCCCTGACGGTCCTGTCTCCCCGTCCCGTGACGATCCGCACCCTCGACGCGGGAGGCGACAAGGAGATTCCCTATCTCGCCTCTCTCGTCGGGCACGAGGCCAACCCTTTCCTGGGCTACCGCGCCATCCGCCTCTGTCTCGACCACCCCGAGCTCTTCAAGGTCCAGCTCCGGGCCCTCCTCCGGGCGGCCGTGGCGGGCAATCTCTGGCTCATGTTCCCCATGGTCGTCGACGCCGAGGAGCTGAGGGCGGCCAAGGCCCTTCTCGACGTCTGCGCCGCCGAGCTGGAGGCCGAGGGGCTCGAATGGGCCCGGCCCGCCAAGGTGGGCGTCATGATCGAGACGCCCGGTGCCCTTCTCATGGCCGATCTCCTGGCCAGGGAGGTCGATTTCTTCTCCGTCGGCACCAACGATCTCACTCAGTACCTTCTCGCCGCCGATCGGATGAACCCCCGGCTGAAGCGTCTCCAGGACCCCTTCCATCCGGCGGTGATCCGGGGGCTCTCTGTCGTGGCCCGGGCCGCGGCCGCGGCTGGCATCGACCTGGGCATGTGCGGCGAGATGGCCGGCGATCCGCTGGCCATCCCCCTCCTGGCGGCTCTGGGCTTCCGCGAACTTTCGATGACGCCGGCGCGGATCCCCGCAGCCAAGAAAGTCCTGCGGAGCCTCTCCGTCGCCGAGGCGGGAAAAAGGCTCGACGAGGTGCTGAAGGCGGTGACGACGGCCGAGGTCCGGTCCCTGCTGGCATCGTGGCCCTGAGGGGCTTGAACCGTCGTCGCCCATGAGAGTCCCACTCCGTCTGCTCCTCGTCGCCCTCGTCTTTTCGGCCCTTTTCCTCTTTTTCGGTCTCCTCTCGAGACGGACGGTTACGATAGGCGTCCTCTTCTGCGACGTCCCGCCCCATCTGACGACAGAGGCGGACATGGTCTCGACGGCACAGGCCTACGTCGACTGGTACAACCGTCGAGGCGGCGCGGTGCGCCTCCGCCTGGAGGTGGCCCCCTACGGACGCGATCCCAGCGAGGCCCTGGCGAGGCTGCGCGTCCGCGGTGCCTCCGTCGTCCTCGGCGCCTCCACCTCGGAGCTGGCCCTGGCGGCGGCACCCGTTGCCGAGGCGATGGGCCTGTCCCTGGTCAGTCCCACGGCCCAGGCCGAGGAGCTCGGCGGCCGGCGGGACGCCTTTTTTCGGGTCCAGCACGCCCTGAACCGCAACGCGGAGCGTACGGCGGCCCTCCTGCGCCATCTCAAGGCGAATCGCGTCGTCGCCTTCGTCTCGTGCCACAACGAGGCTTACGCCCGGGAGACGGTGCTCCGGGTGACCCAGGACAGCGGCCTTTCCGTCGACATCCTGCCCGCCGAAGGGGCCTACGAGGCGCGCCAGGCCCGGATGGAGGCCTACGGCGATCCTCCCTCCGTGGTCTGGGTCGTCGCCCACCCCGAGACGAGCTTCTGGCTCTGCCGCCAGATCGGCGACGTCTGGCCCCGGTCGAAGCTGCTCCTGTCGATGTGGTCCCTCTCGAGCGGCCACGAGAGGCTGGAGGAGATCGAAGGGCTCTCCTTCCACTTCGTGGAGAACGTCGATCCCTGGAGCGAAGAGGAGGGGGCCTTCGGGGCCTTCCTGCGCGAAAACTACCGCCGCCGGCCCAGTCTCCTCCTTCGCTACACGGCCCTGGCCCTGGATCTCATCGTCGCCGCCGCCGAGGAGGGGAGCGTCACCGGTGAGGACTTCCGCAGCGCCCTCGCCCCACGCCTCCTCCGGCGAGAGGGGGCGGAGGCCGTTGTCGACGCGTGGGGCGACCGAGTGGGGCGGCCCCGCGTCTTCCGGCGCGCCGAAGGCCGCGTCGAGGAAGTGGCCCTGCCGTGGTGACGCTGGACTCCTTCCGCCGCCGTCTTCTGGCCGCCTCGCTCCTCCTCGTCGCGGTCTTTTCCTCCCTCTTCCTCCTCTGGCGCCGCGACCTCGCCCGCGGGGAGAGGGAGCAGGCCCTCGAGAGACGTCTGGCTCTCATGGGGCGGGACGTCCTTCAGACCGTCGACTTCCACCGGCGCCTCCTCCAGGGGATGAGCCACGTCGGCTTCGACGCCCGCGCTTTCGACGGCCTCTCCCCCTCCCTCTGTCCCTTCCTGGTCCGCACCGACGTGGAGGGGCGGATCGCCGAGAGCTATCGCGGCCCTTTGGGACGGGGGGCACGGCTGCCTCTCGACCTCCTCTCGACCCCCCTTGCGGCGACGTCCCTTCTCGACGAGAGGGGACGTCCCCTCGTCGTCCTGGCCCATCCCGTCGGCACCGAGGGGTGGGTCGTGGCCGGTTTCTCCCCTTCCGCTCTCTTCTCCCGCCAGGATAGGCTCCGCCAGGGCGAGTGGGCCCTTCTCCTCTCGCCCGAGGGGCGGGTCCTCGTCTCCATGGGCGAGGCCTCCCTCTTCCCCTTCGGGGCCACGATGCCGACGGAACTCCTCCTTTCCCCCCGGTCGACGCGGACCTGGCTCGGCGTCCTTCAGCACTTCCTCGTCCTTCCCCTTCCCGGCGAGGATTTCTTCGTCGCCGTCGGCTATCCCGAGTCGCTGATCTGGCAGGAGGCGCTGGACAGGGGGCTCGCCGCCGGAGGGGCCGTCGCCCTCGGCGCCCTCTCCGTCCTGATCCTGATCTTCCCCCTCTTCTCCTCGGTGCTGACCTCTCTGACTTCCCTCTCGACGTCGCTTGTGGAGGCCGAGGGAACTCTGACCCGCGCCCCCGATCCCGTAGAGGCCATGGAGATCCTCCGCGAGCTTGGACGGCGGGAGCTTCCCCTGGCGCGTTTTGCCGAATTCCAGGCCATCGAGGTCTCCTTCGGACGCCTTCTCGAGGCCGTCGCCCGCGAGGGGGAGGAGCTCGCCGGTCTCTACGAGGAGGCCTCGGCCATGGAAGAGGAGCTCTCCGATTCGAACCGGCGCCTGACGCGGGCCATGGATCGTCTCGGTGCCCTCCTCGACCTCTCGCGGGAGACGCAGAGCGCCGGCGATCTCGACGGAGCGGCCGACGGCGTGGCCCGCGAGCTGGGGCGCCTCTTCGGGAGTCCCTTCACGGCCATCGTCGCCCTGCGATCGGGCGAGCCCTTTATCTGGAGCTGGGCCGGCCGACCGGAGCTGAGGGAAGAGCTCGTCGATTCCCTGCGCGTCGCCTCTCCTGGGGGGCTCTTCTCCCGCTTTTCCGTCGCCTCCCGCCAGGGGCTCAAGTTCTTCCAGTTTCCCGTCCGGACGCTGCGGCGTCTCGTCGGAGGCGTCGTCGTCGTCCTCCCCGCCGAGGGGGACGAGGAGGGGCTGCGGGAGACGATGGAGCCCTTCCTCTCCCATCTGGCCGGCCTTCTCCATTCCAGGGCCATGTTCGTCGAGGTCAAGGAGGCCTATCACGACGTCTCGATCCGGATGCAGGTCTTCACCCAGGCCTACCACGAGGAGACGGGGGCCCATCTGGGCCGTATCGGCGACTATGCCCTTCTCTTCGGCTCCGAGCTGGGCCTTTCCGACGACTACCTGTCGGACCTGAGGGCCTTCAGCCAGCTCCACGACGTGGGCAAGCTCCGGGTGCCCCAGGCGATCCTCTCCAAGCCGTCGGCCCTGACGGAAGAGGAGTTCGAGATCGTCAAGGGCCATACCCTCTGGGGAGCGGAGATCCTGGGCGACTCTCCCTGGTTTTCCATGGCCCGCGACATCTGCCTGGGCCATCACGAGCGCTGGTGCGGCGGGGGCTACCCCCGAGGTCTGTCGGGCGAGGCCATCCCCCTGGCGGCGCGCATCGTCAGCCTCTGCGACGTCTACGACGCCCTCCGGTCCCGCCGGAGCTACAAGCCCCCCTTCAGCCACGAGCGGGCCCTCCGGATCATCCTCGAAGGGGACGGCCGCGTCGAGCCCGACTACTTCGACCCCAGGCTCCTCGAGATCCTCCGCCGCCGCGGCGACGATCTGGCCCGCCTTTTCGAGAGCCGCCCCGACGAGACGCCTCAGGAATGAGGCGCCTCGGGCCGGCCCGTCCCGACAGGGGCACCTCGAAGGCCTGAAGCCCGCCTGCGACGGTGCTTTTTCGCTCCGCCGCCCTTTCCCGCGTCTTTTCGCCCCTGGCCTCAGAAAACCGGAAAAAGGAGTCAGGTGCCCCCGGGGGCTCCTGACTCCTTTTTTTTCGTCCTTCTCAGGCACGGTGCCCGTCGCCCCTTCCAGGCGACGGGCACCGTCTTCAGCGCCGGCTGCGGACCGGCACCAGACCGGAGGCGGTTTCGGCTTCGAGGCGGAAGCGCTTCAGAAGGTCCTGCAGCTCCCGGGCCGTCGCGGAGAGGGTCTGGGCCTCCTGGGCGATCGACTCCGAGGCATGGGACGTCTCCTCCGTCGACTTGCGGACGTTCTCGACGGTGGTCGTCAGGGCTCCCGTGCTCTTGGCGACGGAATCGACGGCCGTCGCCATCTCGCCGCTGGCGGCGGCCTGCTCCTGGGCGACGGCGGCGAGGTTCTGCATGGCGTCGAGGGTCTTTGCGATCTCGCTGACGCTCTGCTTGAGATCTTCCTGGGCCTTCTTCGCCCTGAGGACGGTCTCCTTCAGGATCTCCGTTGCCTGCCTGGAGGCGGCGACGGAGCTGGCCGAATGTTCGCGAAGGGTGACGATGAGGGTGTCGATCTCCTTGGCGGCATGGCCCGACTCCTCGGCGAGCTTGCGGACCTCTTCGGCGACGACGGCAAAGCCTCGTCCGTGTTCTCCGGCCCGGGCCGCCTCGATGGCGGCGTTGAGAGCCAGGAGGTTGGTCTGGTCGGCGATGGAGGTGATGGACGTGACAAATCCCGTGATCTTCTGGACGGCCTCCTCGAGAAGGGCCGCCTTGCCGACGTTCTCGGCCGAGGCCGCCTCGACCTTGACGATATCGGCGATGACGTTTCGGACCTCCTCGAAGGCGCCTTCGGTGATGGCCTGGGTCCTGGCGGCCCCGTCGGCCCCCTCCGTGGCCGCCTGAGCCGTGGCGTGAGCCGATCCGGAGATCTCCTCCACGCCGGCGTTGGCCTCCTCCAGGGCTGCGGCGTTCGATTCGAACTGGCCGGCCATGTGGTCCATCGAGCCCCGGACCTCCTCCATGGAGGCGACGGTCTCCTCGGAAAAGGCAGCCAGCGACTCGGCCCGGCTCAGGGTCTGATGGGCCGAGTCGTCGGCCTTCTCGACGAGATTCCTCAGGCCCCCGATCATGCCGTTCAGGGCCGTGCCGATGCGGTCGAGCTCGTCGCGGTCCCGTCCCTCGTACCGGGCCGTCAGGTCGCCCTCGCTGACTCGGGCCGTCGTGGCCAGGAGGCGGGCCAGAGACTTCTGGATGCCCCGGGAGATGGCGATGATAAGGGCGAGGGCGATGGCGAGGGCCAGGACTCCCAGCAGGATCTGGATCCGCGTCAGGGCCGCCACGGCGGCCTGGATTTCGGCGACGGGGTAGAAGAGGCCGAGGAAGAGCCCCTTGTCGGTGGGCGAGTAGAAAAGGCGCCTCGTCTGGCCGTCGGCGTTGGACCGGTAGTCTCCGAAGCCGCTCCGGCCGGCCAGGATCTGGCGGCCGAGGCCCGCGAGCTCGTCGGTGATGACGGAAGAGGTCGTGGTGATGTTCTCCTTCATGATCCAGTCCTCGAAGGGGGCGGCGATGACGTTGCCCGAGGCGTCGAAGAGGATGCCGAAGCCCTTGTCCAGGATCTTCTGGTCGACGACGAAGGCGCTCAGGGCCGAAGTGTCGACGTCGAGGGCGACGACGCCGACGAGCTGGCCTTCCTCCCTGTAGGGCATGGCCAGGCTGATGATCATCTTGCCCGTGATCCCGTCCAGATAGGGGTCGGTGATGATGATCCTGCTGCTGTCGACGGCCTGGCGGTACCAGGAGCGCACCTTGGGATCGTAGTCGGCCGGCGGGACCCAGCCCGTCCCGTCGGCGAAACTGCGGTCCTCGAAGGCAAGGTAGACGTCCTGGACGCCGAAGTGCTTGTTGATCTCGGTGTAGCGGGCCATGTAGGGCTGAAGCTCGGGTGCCGTAAGGCCTCTGCCGGCCTCGCGGAGATGGAGAACGCCCTCGTTGACGTTGGCGAGGATCAGCTCGAGGCGCTCGAAGTAGAGGGAGACGCCATGCCCCACGACGGAGGCCGTCTCGACGCCGACGGAATTGAGCTGCCCCTCCATGGCGGAGCGGCTTTTCACGTAGCCCGTGACGGCCATGGCGCCGATGAGGAGGACGATGGTCAGGGCCATGGCCCAGAGCTTGTTGCGGATCGTCATATCCGTTCCTCTCCTTTCACGTCTCTTCCGTGTTGCCTGAGCCGAATCGCAGGAGGTTCTCCACAGGGAACAGACGTCGGGGATGGCGCCTCACGGAGCCGAGGAGGCTGCGGGGAGCGCGTGCGGTTTCAATATCGACGGAGCGAAAAACAAACGCGATGGGATTAGGAACGGGTGATTTCCGTGACTCTCCTCGCCTCGCCGACGCCGCCGGGAAGGTTTCTCGCTTTGTTCACCTCCCATCGATCATAAAGATACCCCGAAGCCTGAACCGGAAATCGAATCCGGTTGAAACCCCGGGGTGGGAAGAAACGGGAGAGCCCGAACGGCGCTCTGAGCTCATCGGATATTGCCGTTTTTTCTGCGGCGGTGCCGCCTCCTGACCCTGCGGCCTCAAGCAGAGGTGCGTCCTGCTGCCCGTGTCCCTCCTTCCGTCTCCGGGGGGACCGCTGCGGCCTGCCCGTCAGAGTTCGATCTCCTTCAGGTTCGTCTGGGCCCGGACGATGGAGGAGATGATGGCCGTCATGGAGTCGAAGCGGTGGATGGCCTCTTCGAGGACGACGACGGAGTGGGCCATCTCCTCCGAGCCCTCGTCGACCTGGGCGCCGGAGCGCTCCATGATGTCGGTGATGCGGCCCATGAAGGCCTGATTCTGGTCGAGGAAGGCCATGAAGGTGTCCAGCGAGTTGCGGATGACGCCGAACATCTCGCTCACCCGCTGGACGTTCTCGACGGCGAGCGTCACCGACTGGGAGATCTCGCCCACCTGGGAGGAGATGGCCTCCGACGAGACCTTCGTCTCGACGGCCAGCTTCTGGACCTCGGAGGCGACGATGGCGAAGCCCCGGCCGTGCTCGCCGGCCCGGGCCGCCTCGATGGAGGCGTTGAGGGCCAGGAGGTTCGTCTGCTTGGCGATGTTCTGGATCGCCTTGGACATCTTTTCGATTTCCTTGAAGGAGTTGAGCGTTTCGAAGGTGGCCTTGACGGTGGCGTTGACGTCGTCGGTCATGTTGGCCAGATCCGTTCCGGAGCGCTGAAGCTCGGTCTCGAGGCGGCGGTGGAGGGTGTTGATGGCCTCGACGCCCTTGCGGGCCTCGTCGCTGCTGGAGGCGAATTCGGCGACGGTGCGCCGCAGCTTGCCCGACAGCTCGCGGAAGCGGCCCGAGATGTGGCTCAGCTCCTTTTGGACGGCGACGACGCGACGGACGAGGACGGTGTCGAGCTTGGCCATGAAGGAGTTGAGGATCGAGCCGGCGAAAAAGGCCGAGGAGAGGGCCTTGATGAGCTTTTTCTGCGTCGTCATGGCCCGCTCCTAGCGGCGCCCGGCCAGAGCCGGTGTCCCCTTGCCGAACCAGTCGTCGAGGGTGTCGACGCCGCAGCGCAGCTCCCGGAACCAGTTCAGGAAGCGCGTCGCCACCTCTTTTTTCATCACCGCTCCGTGCTGGGGCGCGATGGCCTCCAGGTCCAGCCGCCCCACCAGGTCGGCCCAGCGGCGGCAGGCGGCGTTGGAGGCCATGTAGCGCCGATGGAAGCCCTCCATGTACTTGACGTGGCTGTCGAAGTTCTCGGCGACGGGGTAGCGCTTTCCCGGCGGGAAGATGGCGGCGCCGATGTCGCCGGAGAAGAGGATTTTCGACTGCCTGTCGTAGGCGCAGAACTGGCCCGTCGAATGGAGGAAGTGGGCCGGGACCAGGTCGATGGCGGCGCCGCTTTTGAGGGTCAGGGAGCCGCCGTGGTCGGCGATGGGGGTGATTCGCTTCTGGTCGTAGATGCCGAAATGGGGAAGAAAGCGCGTCCAGAGGCCGCTGATGTGGACCTGGGCCCTGGGGGCGATGGAGAGCCAGAGGGTGATGCCCGACGAGACGTCGGGGTCCTGGTGGGAGTAGAAGATGTGGCGGATGTTCCCCAGGTCGACCCGTTCGGCCACGTTGGCCAGGACCTGGGGGAAGACGTGGGCCCCGCCGGGATCGAAGAGGACGGCCTCCTCTCCCGAGGTCAGAAGATACTGGTTGGTCTGGACGATGCCCTCTTCTTCCTGTTCCTCCCAGCCGAGGAGGAGAAAGGCGTGGCCTTTGTCCTCGTACAGGGGAAGGGTGGTGACGCTGGTCATGGCGAGCCCTCCTTCGGGATGATCGATCGAAACGGTTCTTGGAACCTGATGATACGACGAAGGCGGAGGGACTTCAATCGCAGCCGTCGAGGAGTGACGGGTCCAAAGAGGCCAGGAGATCGACGAGGGCCGGGTCGAAGGCCCCACCCGCCTGAGAGACGATCCGTTCCAGGGCCTCTTCGTGGGAGAGGGGAGTTCCCTCCCTTCCCGATCGCTCTTTCTCGTAGGCCAGGGCCAGGGCCAGAAGGCGCCCCTCGAGGGGGATGGCCTCGCGGGCCAGCCGCCTGGGGTAGCCCTTCCCGTCGTGGCGCTCGTGATGGCTCGCGATGGCCGCCGCCAGAGGCGCCAGGTCGGACCAGGCCTGAGCGATGCGCGCTCCCGCCTCGACGTGACGACGGCGGTCCTTCTCGTCGTCGCCGACGACGATCTTGCCCAGGTCGTGGTAGCGCGCCAGAAGTCCCAGCCTGTCGCGGGCCTTCTGGTCCAGGCCCAGAGCTCCTCCGAGGGCCTCGAGGATCTGGGTCAGGCGCCTTTCGTGACCGTCGTGGAAGTGGTCCCGCCGCGCCAGCTCGGTCTCGATCCGCTGGCGGAACCGACCCGTCATGAGGCCCCGACGGGCGATCTTGACGGCGTACATGGCGTTGTCGGCGTCGGTGATGAGCTGGGCGAGCGTCCTCTCCCCCTCCTTCCGCCAGGCCGATCCGACGGAGAGGACGAGAGGGGCCAGGGCCGGACCGTGCGCCTCGTCGTCGATGTTGCGTTTCAGGCGTTCCAGGACGGCCTGGAGCCCTTCGAGGCTGCAGCGGGGGAGAAGGACGGAGAACTCGTCGCCGCCGACGCGGGCGACGATGTCCGATTCGCGGAAGGATTTCCTCAGCGTCGTCGCGGCCCGGAGGAGGAGGCTGTCTCCGGCGTCGTGGCCCAGGGTGTCGTTGACGATCTTGAGGCCGTCGACGTCGACGACGACGACGGCCAGGGGGTCGGAGCGACCCGTCTCGCAGAGGGCGGTCTGCCCCTCGAAGAAGGCCCGGTTGTGCAACCCCGTGAGGGTGTCGTGGAGGCTGAGGTGGAGGAGTTTTTCCTCCAGGGCCTTGCGTTCCGTGATGTCCTCGAGGGCGCAGAGGAGGCGGTCGACGCCTCCGGCCTCGCCGGGCAGGGAGACCCAGCGGGTGCGGGCCACGATCCTGCGGCCGTCGAGGGCGCAGAGGACCTCGTCGGCCTCCGTCGAGACAGCTGTCGCGAGGATCATCCGCAGGCGCCCGGCGATCTCCTCCGGCGAGAGGGCGCCGTGGATCCGGACCAGGCCCGCCTCGATCTCCCCCGCGTCGGAGGCGGAGAGAAGCTTCAGGGCGGCGCCGTTGGCCGTGAGGACCTTCATCCGGGCCAGGATCTCGAGGGCCTCGTCGCGGTGGGTCCTGCAACGGTCGTCGAGATCGCCGACGTCCGTTGCGAGGCGTTCCGAGAGGGCCTCCCGGGCCGGGGCGCAGTCGAGCTCGCAGAAGGCGAGGGGCGCGTTCTCGAAGAGCTCCCGGTAACGGTTCTCGGAGCGGGTCAGGGCCTCCTGGGCGCGTCGTTCCTCGGTCACGTCGAACATGACGCCGTCGAACCAGACCTCCGACGTCGTCGGGTCGTAGAGGAACTGCCCCCTGTCGAAGAGCCACCGCGTCGTGCCGTCGGCGCGGAAGATGCGGAAGGTCATGGCGTAGGCCTCTCCCTGGCTGTGGCAGCGGCTCAGCGTCTCTCTCACGCGGGGCAGATCGTCGGGGTGGATGATTTCGGCAAGCGAACGGTCGTCGCGGAAAAGATAATCCGTCACGGCGTAGCCCGTGATCTCCTCGAAGGTGTCGCTGAGGTACTCCTTGGTCCAGTTGGCGTCGTTGCGGCTTCGGTAGACGACGCCGGGGATGTTGTCGACGAGGGAGCGGAAGAGGAGGCTGGTCTGCATCTCGCCGTTGCGGGCCTCGACGAGGGCGTCGATGAGGGCGTTGCCGCACCGGGCCAGCTGGGCGATCTCGTCGTCGCCCCTTTCGGTGAGGTGTCCGTGAAGTCGGGGCGAGGCCGTGATGTGGGCCATCTCGTGTCCCATCTGCCGGAGCCCCGTCAGGACGAGGCGGTCGAAGAGCAGGAAGGTCGTCGCCAGGAGGCTGACGAAGGCGATGACGAGGGCCGCGACGAGGCCGACGACGTCGCCGCGGACGCGGGCCCGGAATTCGGAGGGGATGGCGATGGAGGCCAGGAAGGCGGGGCGCCCCAGAAGATCGGTCACCAGCATCCAGGCCTGGGAGCCTTCTTCGGAGTTCCCGACGGTCCGCCCCTCCCGGACGAGCTCGGCGACCTTGCTCCGCGTCGCTGCGTCCGTCTTGCCGGCCAGGGAGGTGAGCGTCATCGTCAGTCCCGTGAGACGCGAGATCTGGAGCCGCTCCTCGTCGACGAGGCGCCCCAGGACGAGGAAGCCCCTGTCGGGGCCCTTTCCCTCGCTGGTCCTGATGGGGGCGACGGCCGTCAGGACGACGGCGTCGTCGAGGCGGAGGAGGCCGCTGGGAAAGGGGCTCGCCTCGCCGAAGGGAAGAAGGGGGCCGATGAGCTTCTCCAGGGCCCGGGACCGGAGTCTGCCCGCTTCGGAGAGTCCCTCTCGGTGGAAGAGCCTGCCCGCGGCGTCGAAGAAGAGGAGGATGTCGATGGCCATGGCCGGGTCGGGGAGGGCCGCGGCCAGGTAAGCCTCGTCGGGAGAGGTCCCGTCCATGAAGGCGTAGGTGGCGTCCCAGTAGGCCGAATCGACGGCATAGGCCTGAAGCCCCTCGGCCTGGTACCGAAGGAGGTCGTCGATGCGCGCCGAGGCCGAAAGGGCATGGTCCGCCCCCGTCCGTGCCAGGGTCCTCTCTCCGTGACGCAGCATCAGTCCCGTCAGGAGCAGGAGGACGGCCAGAAAGACGATCAGAAAGCCCAGTCCGATTTTCGGGGCGATCCTCAGGGCCCTTCTCCTCCCCGGAACTGGAAGGCCAGCAGGGTGATGTCGTCGGACTGCTCGGCCCCGTCGGCGAAGGCCTCGAGGCGGCGGCGGAAGCCGCCGACGATCTCCCTGCAGGAGGCCCGATTCAGATCGGCCAGGGTTGCGGCGGTCCTGTCGTCGCCGAAAAGCTCCTCGGCGGGATTCATGGC
The DNA window shown above is from Aminithiophilus ramosus and carries:
- a CDS encoding methyl-accepting chemotaxis protein; this encodes MTIRNKLWAMALTIVLLIGAMAVTGYVKSRSAMEGQLNSVGVETASVVGHGVSLYFERLELILANVNEGVLHLREAGRGLTAPELQPYMARYTEINKHFGVQDVYLAFEDRSFADGTGWVPPADYDPKVRSWYRQAVDSSRIIITDPYLDGITGKMIISLAMPYREEGQLVGVVALDVDTSALSAFVVDQKILDKGFGILFDASGNVIAAPFEDWIMKENITTTSSVITDELAGLGRQILAGRSGFGDYRSNADGQTRRLFYSPTDKGLFLGLFYPVAEIQAAVAALTRIQILLGVLALAIALALIIAISRGIQKSLARLLATTARVSEGDLTARYEGRDRDELDRIGTALNGMIGGLRNLVEKADDSAHQTLSRAESLAAFSEETVASMEEVRGSMDHMAGQFESNAAALEEANAGVEEISGSAHATAQAATEGADGAARTQAITEGAFEEVRNVIADIVKVEAASAENVGKAALLEEAVQKITGFVTSITSIADQTNLLALNAAIEAARAGEHGRGFAVVAEEVRKLAEESGHAAKEIDTLIVTLREHSASSVAASRQATEILKETVLRAKKAQEDLKQSVSEIAKTLDAMQNLAAVAQEQAAASGEMATAVDSVAKSTGALTTTVENVRKSTEETSHASESIAQEAQTLSATARELQDLLKRFRLEAETASGLVPVRSRR
- a CDS encoding oxygen-binding di-iron domain-containing protein; translated protein: MTSVTTLPLYEDKGHAFLLLGWEEQEEEGIVQTNQYLLTSGEEAVLFDPGGAHVFPQVLANVAERVDLGNIRHIFYSHQDPDVSSGITLWLSIAPRAQVHISGLWTRFLPHFGIYDQKRITPIADHGGSLTLKSGAAIDLVPAHFLHSTGQFCAYDRQSKILFSGDIGAAIFPPGKRYPVAENFDSHVKYMEGFHRRYMASNAACRRWADLVGRLDLEAIAPQHGAVMKKEVATRFLNWFRELRCGVDTLDDWFGKGTPALAGRR
- a CDS encoding diguanylate cyclase, encoding MLRHGERTLARTGADHALSASARIDDLLRYQAEGLQAYAVDSAYWDATYAFMDGTSPDEAYLAAALPDPAMAIDILLFFDAAGRLFHREGLSEAGRLRSRALEKLIGPLLPFGEASPFPSGLLRLDDAVVLTAVAPIRTSEGKGPDRGFLVLGRLVDEERLQISRLTGLTMTLTSLAGKTDAATRSKVAELVREGRTVGNSEEGSQAWMLVTDLLGRPAFLASIAIPSEFRARVRGDVVGLVAALVIAFVSLLATTFLLFDRLVLTGLRQMGHEMAHITASPRLHGHLTERGDDEIAQLARCGNALIDALVEARNGEMQTSLLFRSLVDNIPGVVYRSRNDANWTKEYLSDTFEEITGYAVTDYLFRDDRSLAEIIHPDDLPRVRETLSRCHSQGEAYAMTFRIFRADGTTRWLFDRGQFLYDPTTSEVWFDGVMFDVTEERRAQEALTRSENRYRELFENAPLAFCELDCAPAREALSERLATDVGDLDDRCRTHRDEALEILARMKVLTANGAALKLLSASDAGEIEAGLVRIHGALSPEEIAGRLRMILATAVSTEADEVLCALDGRRIVARTRWVSLPGEAGGVDRLLCALEDITERKALEEKLLHLSLHDTLTGLHNRAFFEGQTALCETGRSDPLAVVVVDVDGLKIVNDTLGHDAGDSLLLRAATTLRKSFRESDIVARVGGDEFSVLLPRCSLEGLQAVLERLKRNIDDEAHGPALAPLVLSVGSAWRKEGERTLAQLITDADNAMYAVKIARRGLMTGRFRQRIETELARRDHFHDGHERRLTQILEALGGALGLDQKARDRLGLLARYHDLGKIVVGDDEKDRRRHVEAGARIAQAWSDLAPLAAAIASHHERHDGKGYPRRLAREAIPLEGRLLALALAYEKERSGREGTPLSHEEALERIVSQAGGAFDPALVDLLASLDPSLLDGCD
- a CDS encoding methyl-accepting chemotaxis protein, producing MTTQKKLIKALSSAFFAGSILNSFMAKLDTVLVRRVVAVQKELSHISGRFRELSGKLRRTVAEFASSSDEARKGVEAINTLHRRLETELQRSGTDLANMTDDVNATVKATFETLNSFKEIEKMSKAIQNIAKQTNLLALNASIEAARAGEHGRGFAIVASEVQKLAVETKVSSEAISSQVGEISQSVTLAVENVQRVSEMFGVIRNSLDTFMAFLDQNQAFMGRITDIMERSGAQVDEGSEEMAHSVVVLEEAIHRFDSMTAIISSIVRAQTNLKEIEL